The Crassostrea angulata isolate pt1a10 chromosome 1, ASM2561291v2, whole genome shotgun sequence nucleotide sequence ATCTCAACTTAGAGTATCCTGTTGGAAGTGTAACATGGAATTTGCATCCCTGAGAAGTCGGAAAAACCACATGTCAAGTAGGGAACATGGATGCTTGAGAGTCGTGTGCCCCTTCTGCCCGAAGGAGAAATTATTCAAAAGATCTACGCCAGAGCTAAAGGAACATGTGACCAGTCATCACCCGACAGATTTAAACAACCTTACAGATAAAGAATTCTTTGCAGAAAGGAATGGATTTTGGATGGCAATCCACCCGAAAGACTACAAAAGACTGGTTACACCCAGTCTGTACCAGGCACCCTCATCAATCCAAGCCAGGGAGTTGATAAGAACTTGGTTTGAGAAAGCTAAGGTATCGAGACACCGGAGAGAAGAGTGGGAGAATGGGTGGAAGTCACAGATTAATGAAGAACCTGGTGAAGAGGCCTTTGTCCCTGACTATGACGAGGACCCGGAGCCATCAACAAAGAAACTTAAGTATTCCCCGGAGGATCCAGCCATCAGAGAATCTCTGCAACTGTGTGCAGTTGAATTCGACTTCAATCCTGCCCTGACACTGCACTCACAGGACCACACACTGTGGTACAGAATAACTCTGCGGCCATTGAATAAGGAACCTAAGATGATGGCCAGTGTTCTCAGAAGAGTTCAGGGTTGCTCCACTGACCCGCCCAGCTTCAATGAACTAAAACATCCTGGGAGACAGCTTACGAAGCACCTGGCAGAGACAGTTGGGATAAAAGAAGATGATATACTCAAAGTAATGAAGGGGACGCAACCTATATTCACCTATGTCCATGAGAAGAATTTGACAGAGCCCCAAATGGAAAGCAGAAAAGAAGGGAAAAGTGATCAGAAGGAGGAAAGCAGAAAAGAAGGGAAAAGTGACCAGAAGGAGGAAAGCAGAAAAGATGGGAAAAGTGATGAGAAGAACATAGAGAAGGATAAAAAGGGAAATTGTAGAGAAACAATGAAAGAGAAACAACAAGAAATGACAGAAGAAGCCAGTGAACCAATGAAGGAACAAGATGGAGACAACACCATTGTAAGTGTAGACCACGAAGGGATGTCAGCCCAGCCAGATTACTCTATCCAAGATCTGTGCATCAATCAAGCCTCCTTTTCCTTAGTGACGCCCTTGACGCCCTATGCCAGAAGCCCAACAATCGCGGAGGAATGCCCTGGAAATTGCAACTCTGATATCATCTTGGCAATCCCGGTGGCAGATGCCAGTATCCTGTCCGGTGTGCATGACCAGAAATTGAGAGCAATGAAGCTATTGGCCAAAGGAATAATGCCACTTTTTCCGCCAGCAAAAAGAGAATGGGATGGAGTCCAGACAATCACAATCTTAGATGGACCGGTCCCTTTGCAGTGGCCCCCAGCTAATTGGAAAACTTTCTCATCAGAACAGAAGCTGCACGCCTGGGAAATGGCAGCCATGTACATTGCATCAAGGGATGGACTGGATTTTTCCATGGACCGAAATTACATGCTGTCACGCTTCAATTTTCTTTCCCTTCCCGGATCATCCATGCCAATTCTTCCAAAGGAGCAGACAAATGATGTTAATATGAGACTTTGCAACTATAGAGCTGTCTGTGACATTGCGTTGTTTGGAACCAAAAGCATCCAGCAGGAGAAGTTCCTTGACATGCTGGAAGGTTGTGGGCAACTACGCGATATCTCCTTGGACTGGATTATTGAGATAATTGAAAGACACAACGTAAATTTGAGACTTCCGAAACTTGCAAATTGAGAAACTTTTGACTTTAATTCAGGAGAATTGTGAAATTAAGGTGGGGGGATTGTAATAGCCATTTAAGTGATTTTATATAGGGGGTGGATTTTACTATTTCAAGAATTTACCATTAATCATGGTCATTGATGTCAACGTTTGtcattgtttattgtttatattacactGTGTTGGTcccatgtttttttaatttttatccatGCACATACTTATTTCCTAAAGCATTTTTATTTGACGAGGTTTCATGAAGAACTCTTCATGTTATGGATAAAGGAACCTATTGATGATCAGCATTAAAATGTACTTACAGTAGTTTCAGTGATGATATAAGTTAATCCTCACTATAAATATCATGGCTTCTACACTTAGTGCATGTAGGCTGCCATTGTGTGACATCATCAAGTAGTTCACTTGGCgcaataatttgaacatttgcaTTTATGAATAGCAAGTATAAGTAGATACtgttaaaataatattgttattaaCTAATCCTTAATGCACTACCTGTAGACATGTTTTCTAATTCTATTAGATCTTTTAATTGGTACTATTTAACTCTGCCCCATAATAGGAGTAATACAGTCAGTGTTGTTAGCTTTATGTAGTTCCACCCAAGGATATAGTCCCTATTCCAAGATAGTGATTACTTGATGTATTAAGTAAGTAATTCATCAGCTTTAGATATAGAATTAGTACAAGAACAGTTATTAGGTAGAATTGAACACTTTAAATAttcttaattgatttatttataatgaGTTATTCCTGTCAGGAATTGTCAGGAGAATAGAGCATTTTGATTGGTTAGTGACTAGCTGCAAAAGTTATATAAGGGAGGCAGCTGCTCAGTTTAGTCAGATAGCTCCATTGGTAGCTCCACCAATTATCTCAGACCTAATAGGTATGATGAGTTCTACAAACCAAgatcataatttttataaagagctTTAGTTATCACAAGTAATTTGCTTTAGAATGTTAACATAACTTGGCAACCTGGTGTTCTATTACCATCTTATAAAAATCCTGACAATTATAGTTCCTGACAATGTAATTCCTGACACTTTGAATTACTGACAGCTGAGTTCCTGACAATGTAATTCCTGACAAAGTAATTGCTGGCAACCCCCTTGtaaacatgtatttagtttATAAGTCTACTCCCATAGTAGGCTAGCTCTCTATATTAGGAAAGTTATTCCCCTTTAATtccctttattatttttttgccaTGGTGACCTAGGGCTTAATTAGCTATCTCCCACCACTCACGAGACCCTGCATGATATTGTGTGATTTGGACCAACACAGTTTTGTGTACAAGCTGTTGAATTGTTATAGAAACTTATTTGTGATGACATTAATAAACTGTTACAAAGAATATGAGCTATGTCTGAAGCATAAACAGCAGAAAGGAGGACAATGAGGCCAGCCTGTTACAATATTATGAGTTTACATTTTATACGTGTTGCTATACTGTGAGATGCTGTCTTTTTAccgacatattttttttttttacatattttacatgtatcattttgttTACGGACATTTCTGTTTCATACAATATTACAAATATCTTAGAATGGACGTATAACAACAACTGAAGAGTTATTTTACCTGTAGAATTGTACACGCCTCCTGGTCGTCCAAGTTTCGCTCCATGTATTCATTGACAGCAACCCTGGCGGAAATCAACCTTCGCTCCAATTCCTCTGCAAAATACGAAACGAGCAAATCCCCTCAGCTGACGTGTTCGAAATCAGTCTCAACAGTCTTACCGAGtattttcagtactttgattattttacgCTTCGTTACATATGGTTACAACAATCTGTCAATCTATGGGCGTTGGTGTCAAAGTTGTATAAATGTGCCATAccatgttgtttattttttttcttgatactAATATCATGTACATGATCTTATATCTGCAGTTATCGATCGATTTGTAATTTTAGCCGTGTGATGAGTACTGTTATATAAGATAAATTAACTATTATCCTTGGTATAGTCTTGTTACTAGATTCAAATATCTAGTAAAGATTCTAATTATATTTGACCTTTCCATTATGGtagttatcaaaataaattggAGGATAAATTTGACAATGTGTCCCGTGTCAGCATATGACATTTTCTGAAGAAGTGAATTTCGTACTACATCGCTCTTAAAATCACCGTATAAAATGACATAATGCGTCATCATTATATAGCTATCACCCACCTCTCTCCTCGCGGACAAAGCCCGCTATGCTAGGAACTGTCTGTTTTTCAGCCAATTTCTTGTACTTTTCCAGTTCTGGTTTTCTCATAGTTAGCAAACGGAATTTTGAATCAGCTGAAAATTGTAACACTAAAAAGGTCAATTTTAATTCTTTACAAATCAAATTCATCTATGCactctattttttaaagatacagttctttttattttacgttttaaacaaaatgaattataaaaatatcatgcatcaaaacacattaaacaattataaatgaatattatcaccttttttaaaaaagtttatataataGTCTTCAAAAGAAGAACGTGactttttgttttgctttgtttttaaaatcattctcCAATTCATTGATTTCATCCTGTCATAATCGAcctatttaattaattcattaacaAATTACCAATCTCTTCTCTCAACTTCCTCAGCATTTCTTTTCTCTGTCGCAACACCTCTTCCTCCTTGCGAAGAGAATGACCAATCCTCTCCAACATTTCATCCACCCCCTCGAATTTCTCTGCTATCATTTCTATCAAATCCTCTGAATACTGCAGTTTTTCTTTGTGGTACATCATGTTTTTCCGTAAGGACTGATACAAATTTTGAAGAACGgtgttatttttcatcattacCGAAAAACACTTAACAATTTGTACATAATCAATTAATACTGCCTGGTTTCCAATATCCCTAACATTTGCTCCACGAAAACGTCCCAAAAATTTCGACATTGTTCTAAAATAATGTAAGCAGTGGTTTCCAAAATTACTATGACGTTACGACAATAATGtcttattatgacgtcacaataacaATAATTCCTCCTTTACTCGGTATACATCTACCTCAAAAgtatatgcatttttttaatgtaaggaTCCATCGCCTCGTTTTTATCAGGCACAGTTAACATCTTCTTCCTTTAAAATTCTATATCTACATGGTATGAGAAAATAAGTCCATGTGTATACTAGTAAAGGTATTAGATTCTCAAAACTCTACTATGACGTCAGAACAGTTTGGGTCTTATTGTAAAGTCATAATTTTCGGTCATACGGTCATAATACCGGTATAGTTAATTTTCTGTGCCTTATCAAAGTTAAACGCTTAATCAGATTAGTTAACGACCCCCTCTAAGGCTTGAATAATTCTTTCATTTGTATGTATGcgttttttgtggttttttttttctttttacgtATCATTCTGATTCATTGATTtggtacattttttaaaaattcagcaTTGAAAGTAAGAGAATTCATCAATAAATCATATCGTCTATGTATAGCCTAGGGAAATATGGACCCAACCAAGtgtatagatacatgtaccggGTATCAAACTAGACGTACATCAATAACACCACTTTTTGTCTTCGTTTTtagtacatgcatgtaaatataaacgttTTTCTTCGTGTCCGTTTCCATAATTAATCGCCGATGCGACAGTGATATAAATTCATTTGAGAGAAGGAGGATAGAATAGGTCTAttaaataaagtttcattttgaGAGCTCTATAAGCGAGCGGATGAATGGGCTGAGCCAGTTTGGCAGTAGTTGCCCTAGCCGCGTTCCGTACACAACTGACTGTGTTCATCAGCCCTCCCATCCCGCCAGCCATTTCTGTCAAACTCATCCAGAAGCTTCTGTTGTTTACTTGGTATATATCATATCTAAACACCACTTACGACTTCACGAGAAGAAGAACAGATAGACAGAGAGAGAGGACAAATAAGAGCGAGGAGTagacacacacatacatacttCTGGGGTAAGATTGCTATAATCAGTTCTATTCTCTTTTCCTTGATTAATGACGAGCTAATTGTGTTCAAATACAAGAAATAACTTTCATAATTCTGTTGATTTTGGTGACATTGCAGTCGTTGAAAAAGAAGTCCTTATTTTTGTGGACTTAAACGATAATCTTATGCTCAGGTTAACCATTGGGAGTCAATTTTGTGTGGTGAATCATTTTAAGTCGTGAAGAAAACGAAGGCCGTGTATTTCGATATCAGTTTGATCATCTGTTGATAGGGACTCGCGAGTTTTGACAAGGCTACACAGACTTCTGTAGAAAATTTATTAGCCAAAATATACTCCTCATTATCGCGTTCAGCTTGCCCGAGTTGCAGACCAAATGCTAAATACACACATAGACGTTTTACTGAAAATTCTGATGCTCTCTTGCAAGCATGTCGAAAACCACACATACAGTTATAGAGAAATCTTATTAAGCCCTGTAAATAAAAGCTCTAGTAACAGATTCTCTTTTTTCTTGATGGCGCTGTTATTGTTAGAGATCAGCCATTACGTAATTTGCGTCTACACTGAGAACTCTCTGATTGTGCGATGTCTACGGTTTCAGTACGGAACCACTGCCTGCGGCGCGCGACGTTACGATAGCACTCTGCTAATTGGTAGAAATTCGAGTGCTTTATGACTGACCGTAGTGGAAGGGGTTTTTCTTGTATCGAACACCTGGCGGTCTTCATCTGTACAGTTCAGAATAATAAATGCTCTGTAGCTTTACTTTTATAAAGAACAGATTTAATCAATGTGTCATAATATTTACGTTATGGTGATTCTATCGAGTCTATATTCTTCACATATGAAAAAAGCAGGCGTTTGTTTGCGTCCAATTTGTCTATTTTGATACTCCTACACTTGCATCTGAATGACGTGTAAtgtttctgaagaaaaaaaggtAACATTCCTTGAATGTTTCTCTCAGTACAAGAATTTTACTCCGCCGAAACACCATCACATCGCACCCAAAATTACTAACCCTTGATGCATGTCAAATAATGCTGTACCACGCACACATACAAgcttatataccggtatactgGTTTACACGTGTACACATTCGTTTTTCATTCACCGGACTGGAATAAATGTTTCATCTCTGAAAACATCGCTGGCCAGGATAAAGACATGAACTTGTTGTGGCCCGGAGTCTTAGCATGAAATATAGACTTTGTCAAACGTTCTCTGTCCAAAACCAACCAAGCGTGAAGTTTACGGTGCATTTAGATATATCTGTAACAGGAAAAACGTGTATTTGACGAAAAAGTTTGATTagtcatttttgtatattacGCAAAATAAATTGTCTAATAGTTTTACACGTACAACAGACATTACGTGGGATTAGAAATCGAGTGTGTTCCTGATTAACATTATAAGGTATTAACAAGGTAagaaacgagagagagagagagagagagagagagagagagagagagagagagagtttccTGCGATGAATAGAGTAGTGTAAGAGATGCTGAAAAGATAAGAGACTCGTTTAAAACTGTGAAAACTATTAGGATCGTTTTATCTCTAGCATTCGCACGTGCATTTAGAATAAGATGATTATTTGGGGCCAATTTACATAGGAGTAGGTAAGTTTGTGTGGAACAGGATATTTTTAGGTATCTGACAGTAATACGAGATAAGTTGTTACGAGTTATAAATTCTTGATCGAAACCTGGGACAGATGTGACAGAATTGTGACTCACACCTGGCCAGatttacaggtaaataaaaGGTGAAACAACGTCGATGGGGGCAGGTCATTAATCCATCCAAAAGTGATAAGCGAGGCAAGGATAAATATTCCATTCATAACTGGTAATCTATATGTATAATGTGATACACAATACCGTAAAAAAGCACCAGTTGCATAGAAAATTGTATCCATCATCTGTGTTCTTGTATTTTAATGTGTGAGAAAGTTCACCACTGAACGAGTTGAAAGGAAGTTTTACATTTTCGTTTCAATGAAACTGAATGTTTTTAACTGGGAAGTAATTGAATTACTCAAAGAAGCAATAGATGGTCGTTCGCGTTTAAACAATTTgaacaaagaaagaaaaatttaaaaacttttctaCGTAAATAAGGTAAGCGTATCGTAGCAAACAATAAACAATGCCCATACAAGGCTGAGAGCGAGAAAACCGTGAACTGGACGGGGCGAAACCTGCAATTACACGACACAGTTCGGTAGTAATATACCACCACCGGGCGCTTGGCCATTCGTACGGCCGCTCTCGTAGGAATCAGGCATGTACAGtgtatgctacatgtatatgataggCAGGCAGACGGAACGAGGAGAAATGAATTAGAACTATTGATTATTGAACCACCGGCAAACAAAATAAGGCGGAATATTATTTCTATAGCATAAAACAACATGGCGCATAAAATGAGAGAGCCAGATTGGATCAGGTATGGCGAAAAAGGGAATCATTCCGAAAAAAATAAGTGTGTGTTGTCAGGTGGATAATACAGGTGGTTACTTTAACTTTGTATTCTGTTTTCTGATTACAGGTCGTTTAAAATGGCACATAGGATTCCTATTCAACAAGACGACTTAAGTTTCGAAGAACGACAAAGCAAAGTGTGGGAGGATATGGAAAAGGATATGGAGAGGAGAAGAAAGGAATGGGAGGATGAGATTGAAAAAATGAGGGGCGGATTCTTCAATCTCCGCCCTAGCAGCAATGGAAAAATCGAGGCCTTAACGGATAAGCTTGGAAGCTCGGACGATGCGAAAACTGTTATTGAGAAAGATCAGTTTGGACGGCCTGTGTTTCGTGTCCGATTTAACGTGAGTGAGTACAAACCAGAGGAAGTCAATGT carries:
- the LOC128178544 gene encoding uncharacterized protein LOC128178544, translated to MSKFLGRFRGANVRDIGNQAVLIDYVQIVKCFSVMMKNNTVLQNLYQSLRKNMMYHKEKLQYSEDLIEMIAEKFEGVDEMLERIGHSLRKEEEVLRQRKEMLRKLREEIADSKFRLLTMRKPELEKYKKLAEKQTVPSIAGFVREEREELERRLISARVAVNEYMERNLDDQEACTILQLYREQLREDHNDNMLTILNEFGDLKKKRSFLLRNPVFNDNEGKKDLMHLFRVPREEMEATTEEYALLRQRNEALVERIREQRVTRSALTEVNRGILNTLLQEEDDVCTAINIRAPPNTQSTLAVGLNAISV